From Pyrenophora tritici-repentis strain M4 chromosome 1, whole genome shotgun sequence, the proteins below share one genomic window:
- a CDS encoding Adk, Adenylate kinase and related kinase, with protein sequence MTSVLARQAQLFRIHIRTFSSSSAQASRLRQPGEPTGPNEPPTHISAPRSKSPLKVWPIVAIFALGTFLFKQIVDQRKGEGYQPKGPIQGHSPSGKGQLPAPRRSSPIWSSDQVTVLFVLGGPGAGKGTQCQKLVSDYGFKHLSAGDLLREEQDRQGSEFGEMIKTYIKEGTIVPMEVTVQLLENAMRNSIESGNNMFLIDGFPRKLDQAHAFERSVCPSKFTLFFDCSEASMEKRLLQRGETSGRADDNPESIRKRFRTFVETSMPVVTEFESQGRVIKVNAETSPDEVYKHVQEKLKERGIVPVQK encoded by the exons ATGACCTCGGTCCTCGCCCGCCAGGCTCAATTGTTCCGCATCCATATCCGCACCTTTTCCTCGTCGTCAGCTCAAGCCTCGCGCCTCCGCCAACCAGGTGAACCCACGGGCCCCAACGAGCCCCCAACGCATATATCAGCCCCACGGTCCAAGTCGCCGTTAAAGGTCTGGCCCATAGTCGCCATCTTTGCACTCGGCACCTTTCTCTTCAAGCAAATAGTCGACCAGCGCAAAGGCGAAGGATATCAGCCCAAGGGACCCATTCAAGGCCATTCACCCAGTGGAAAAGGCCAA CTCCCCGCCCCTCGGCGCAGCTCTCCCATCTGGTCCAGCGACCAGGTCACCGTTCTCTTTGTACTTGGCGGGCCAGGTGCGGGAAAGGGCACGCAATGCCAGAAGCTCGTCAGCGACTATGGCTTCAAGCACCTTTCGGCTGGTGACCTGCTTCGCGAGGAGCAGGACCGCCAAGGTAGCGAGTTTGGCGAGATGATCAAGACGTACATCAAGGAGGGTACTATTGTACCCATGGAGGTTACGGTGCAGCTGCTGGAAAATGCTATGCGCAATAGCATAGAAAGTGGCAACAACATGTTCCTGATCGACG GCTTCCCACGAAAGCTCGACCAAGCTCACGCATTTGAACGCTCCGTCTGCCCATCCAAGTTTACGCTCTTCTTCGACTGTTCCGAGGCGTCCATGGAGAAGCGGCTGCTGCAGCGTGGCGAAACCTCAGGTCGTGCAGACGACAACCCCGAGAGTATCAGGAAGCGCTTCAGGACCTTTGTCGAGACGAGCATGCCTGTCGTCACTGAGTTCGAATCGCAGGGTAGGGTAATCAAGGTCAATGCGGAAACGAGCCCCGATGAGGTATACAAGCATGTAcaggagaagctcaaggaaCGTGGAATAGTGCCAGTGCAAAAGTAG
- a CDS encoding PAM multi-domain protein, with product MPGAKTTLLIEGSFEELTDEFAQYIDSLKKSQGDESANLQAECAELLKENKKDEVLKKLVVGGQALNQAPEKEFIAAYNLLIHLVNQSPNVSMFLPKMCQNLSAPISSSPYNGGGLALSILSTIFNTTQTNSESRYHVLLAILRVIRATSNFETLRPQLKQLDSWLAAWETGEEDARKLYLAVSDVAADAGEDEQAYTYLLRALRTFPSEEAASPEARELSLRALKSALTHPTHFDFQDLTGLDSIQALRNSDPVYFQLLEIFNSDLLDDFNDFKDEHDGWVEESGLDGNALNRKMRLLSLASMAASAGQTRSLPYEKIAKALQVPSEDVEMWVIDVIRAGLVEGKLSQLNQTFLIHRSTYRVFGDNQWREVASRLDLWRNSLQGVLQVIQQEKQRFLQEKEDEANKADQKADMASRFGGRGGQRKQQQQRTMDDDLD from the exons ATGCCGGGCGCCAAGACGACGCTGCTTATCGAGGGCAGCTTTGAGGAGCTTACCGACGAATTCGCACAATACATTGACAGCCTCAAAAAATCCCAAGGCGATGAGAGCGCCAATCTGCAGGCCGAGTGTGCCGAGCTGCTCAAGGAGAACAAAAAGGATGAGGTGCTCAAGAAGCTCGTCGTGGGTGGCCAGGCACTGAACCAGGCACCAGAGAAGG AGTTTATTGCAGCCTACAACCTGCTCATCCACCTCGTAAATCAGTCCCCGAACGTGTCCATGTTCCTCCCCAAGATGTGCCAGAACCTGAGTGCGCCCATCTCATCCTCACCCTACAACGGCGGTGGCCTTGCCCTCTCCATTCTCAGCACCATCTTCAACACGACACAGACGAACAGTGAAAGTCGCTATCACGTGCTCCTGGCCATCCTCCGTGTCATTCGCGCCACAAGCAACTTCGAGACGCTGCGACCACAACTAAAGCAACTGGATAGCTGGCTAGCTGCGTGGGAGACAGGCGAGGAAGACGCCCGAAAGCTGTACCTTGCCGTGAGCGACGTAGCAGCAGATGCAGGCGAGGACGAGCAGGCCTACACATATCTGCTACGTGCTCTGCGCACATTTCCCTCTGAGGAAGCCGCGTCTCCAGAAGCTCGCGAGCTCTCCCTCCGCGCTCTCAAGTCGGCCCTGACTCACCCAACTCACTTTGACTTCCAGGACCTTACCGGTCTCGACTCGATTCAGGCCCTTCGCAACTCTGACCCCGTCTACTTCCAGCTCCTTGAGATTTTCAACTCGGATCTACTCGATGACTTCAACGACTTCAAGGACGAGCATGATGGCTGGGTAGAAGAGTCTGGTCTCGACGGAAACGCACTGAACCGCAAGATGCGCCTCCTTAGCCTCGCTTCCATGGCTGCATCGGCCGGTCAAACACGGTCGCTGCCATATGAGAAGATTGCAAAGGCGCTCCAGGTGCCCTCGGAGGACGTTGAGATGTGGGTCATTGACGTGATCCGTGCCGGTCTTGTCGAGGGCAAGCTCAGTCAGCTCAACCAGACGTTCCTCATCCACCGCTCAACCTACCGTGTCTTTGGCGACAACCAATGGAGAGAGGTAGCGTCAAGGTTAGACTTGTGGCGCAACAGCCTACAAGGTGTGCTCCAGGTCATCCAACAGGAAAAGCAGAGGTTCTTGCAGGAAAAGGAGGATGAGGCAAACAAGGCCGACCAAAAGGCCGACATGGCATCGCGCTTCGGCGGCAGAGGTGGACAGAGaaagcagcagcagcagagGACCATGGACGATGATCTCGACTAA
- a CDS encoding LCCL domain containing protein: MRVGIYSIACIIWIVVFALVISDNVPPSDIGGFGAPVKLSCVNSLWSSPQTCGVDGRACLPFSNASFAFNCPAGCSSAQVLNPHTIGAKTINYRPLVVGGTSSGSGENDAHVYRGDSFICGAAIHAGVVGNGHGGCGILSLEGEHDNFGGVTRNGISSISFDSDFPMAFSFKQTSVITGQCRDPRWNLLALSTMFTALFGLFTSSPASFFAPIFTILFFQTGMASDPPPYLNYASLASTTLGRFLPAALVGALFYRFSVRETLCDCKAHVEKTILWVGGAWVGALGSYTFEKIPIQRLTGHDIQQQPGAITALIAIVLILFAIVLYQAWCFRNQGRLLRYLGLYAALGAALGVLAAMPKLNLRIHHYLIALLLLPGTALQTRVSLLCQGLLVGLFINGIARWDFDSILQTSEALRGDGQLGSNIPSILEPVVNGSSITFAWDTFLGGYEGISVIVNDVERYRGFGGSRRGSFTWHRMGDTKNEYFRFGFIGYQPFGGVSYSDFTRAGTWFSNGTWSGMPLGRT; encoded by the exons ATGCGTGTTGGTATATACAGCATCGCATGCATCATATGGATCGTCGTCTTTGCCCTCGTCATCAGCGACAATGTACCCCCCTCAGACATTGGCGGATTCGGGGCGCCTGTGAAGCTATCATGTGTCAACAGTCTATG GTCATCTCCTCAAACATGCGGTGTCGACGGCCGAGCCTGTCTCCCTTTCTCCAATGCCTCATTTGCCTTCAACTGCCCTGCCGGCTGCTCGAGCGCTCAGGTCCTGAACCCCCACACAATCGGCGCTAAGACCATAAACTACCGGCCATTAGTCGTGGGAGGAACATCATCTGGTTCGGGCGAAAACGATGCGCATGTATATCGCGGCGACTCATTCATCTGTGGCGCCGCTATCCATGCTGGTGTCGTGGGGAACGGCCACGGTGGGTGTGGTATCTTGTCTTTGGAAGGAGAACACGACAACTTTGGCGGGGTGACGAGGAACGGAATCAGCAGCATCAGCTTCGATTCAGACTTCCCAATGGCCTTCTCCTTCAAGCAGACATCAGTTATTACGGGACAATGTCGTGACCCTCGCTGGAACCTGCTTGCTCTTTCTACCATGTTTACAGCTCTCTTTGGCCTGTTCACTAGCAGTCCTGCTAGCTTCTTTGCCCCAATCTTCACCATCTTGTTCTTCCAAACCGGCATGGCCTCAGATCCACCCCCGTACCTGAATTACGCTTCATTGGCATCAACAACACTCGGTCGTTTCCTACCCGCCGCTTTGGTAGGCGCTCTATTCTATCGGTTTAGTGTCCGCGAGACTCTGTGTGACTGCAAGGCCCATGTCGAAAAGACGATTCTGTGGGTTGGCGGTGCGTGGGTGGGTGCGCTTGGAAGCTATACCTTTGAAAAGATACCCATTCAGCGACTGACGGGTCACGATATACAACAGCAGCCTGGGGCCATAACCGCACTGATTGCCATCGTACTGATTTTGTTTGCCATCGTTCTGTACCAGGCCTGGTGTTTTCGTAACCAAGGACGGTTGCTGCGCTACCTTGGACTATATGCCGCTCTAGGTGCAGCGCTCGGTGTCCTTGCTGCCATGCCAAAGCTGAACCTAAGAATACATCACTATCTAATCGCGCTACTGCTTCTCCCAGGGACGGCTTTGCAAACGCGCGTCAGCTTGTTGTGTCAAGGTCTACTAGTGGGCTTGTTCATCAACGGCATCGCACGCTGGGACTTTGATTCCATATTGCAAACCTCGGAGGCGCTGAGAGGCGACGGGCAGCTTGGATCGAACATCCCATCTATTCTCGAACCAGTGGTTAATGGTTCCAGCATCACATTTGCATGGGATACGTTCCTCGGCGGCTATGAAGGTATAAGTGTAATAGTTAATGATGTTGAGAGATACAGAGGCTTTGGTGGTAGCCGTCGGGGTAGCTTTACTTGGCACCGGATGGGCGATACTAAGAACGAGTATTTCCGATTCGGCTTTATTGGTTACCAGCCGTTTGGCGGCGTATCATATAGCGACTTCACTAGAGCGGGAACGTGGTTCTCGAACGGAACTTGGAGCGGGATGCCACTAGGCCGTACGTAG
- a CDS encoding phosphoglycerate mutase, producing the protein MPPTLVLIRHAQAEHNATNDWSIRDPPLTQLGEQQSRELQESLKKSNIGNQIDLIVVSAQRRTLQTATIGLDWLIKKGVPVLPSALWQENADKPCDTGTPIPIISQEFPQYDFSSVDPSFPDKTTNGPQNPYAFTQKAIVERGQSALRELYGRKENVIAVDVFNADWRLFDWDEEAMKSEGRCVLKEREETEVKGGGMGRSDVGVFGIVQGDFPPEDKAAGEEKVAGEATGEKPSA; encoded by the exons ATGCCACCCACACTCGTACTCATCCGCCACGCCCAGGCCGAGCACAACGCCACAAACGACTGGTCCATCCGCGATCCTCCTCTTACCCAACTCGGCGAACAGCAAAGCCGTGAGCTACAAGAAAGTCTCAAGAAAAGTAATATTGGCAATCAAATCGACCTCATTGTTGTGAGCGCTCAGAGGCGCACACTACAAACTGCGACTATTGGTTTGGACTGGCTGATCAAAAAGGGTGTTCCTG TCCTACCCTCTGCCCTCTGGCAAGAAAACGCCGATAAACCCTGTGACACAGGCACGCCCATCCCCATCATATCCCAAGAATTCCCCCAATACGACTTCTCATCCGTCGACCCCTCCTTCCCAGATAAAACGACAAATGGTCCCCAGAATCCATATGCTTTTACTCAAAAAGCTATCGTCGAGCGCGGACAAAGTGCGCTAAGGGAACTGTATGGGCGGAAAGAAAACGTCATTGCCGTC GATGTTTTTAATGCTGATTGGAGGCTTTTTGACTGGGATGAAGAGGCTATGAAGAGCGAGGGAAGGTGTGTGTTGAAGGAGAGGGAGGAGACGGAAGTCAAGGGTGGGGGCATGGGGAGGAGTGATGTCGGTGTTTTTGGCATTGTGCAAGGAGACTTCCCGCCTGAGGATAAGGCTGCTGGGGAAGAGAAGGTTGCGGGGGAGGCGACGGGGGAGAAGCCTAGTGCTTGA
- a CDS encoding RING Zn-finger protein (conserved protein, contains RING Zn-finger), translating into MRALYKTKACAHCRTESDHVILTDEADKKYDDFSTADFFKSDDTLGIHFENSGVFEDTRLLLQYNCPDGECDVACLGWPDLHRHTKTAHNKMMCDLCTRNKKVFTHEHELFTHPELRKHQKFGDDNPGAIDQSGFKGHPECGFCRERFYGDDELYTHCRDKHERCHICDRREGGSRKQQYFVNYDSLEVHFRKDHFLCPDRECLEKKFVVFDSEMDLKAHQLEVHPNGLSKEAIRDARRVDISGFQIRAPHDQGGRGNRRTEQNDRRREGGRSGGRGRDPNADPLPPSSAQPMSRAELAYQRQMEAQNTHSVTGRTFGGQLSTPTPGEAFAARPQPSAAQPATVTASRPAPAAANITNGMNQLSMNTQPVSAAPQTPQDQARLLRHNAVTERATNMARGSEIKLQEFRASISAYRTSTMSAAQLIEGFFALFDANSKDMGKLIKELADIFESAAKREGLLKAWNDWKAINEDYPSLPGTATEQALNGASTARGGSRVLKLKSSTAQSSRSTANQQASWSSSSSSNPFPALPAPSGRVGAKPGQTPWASSSSTATSSRPSPMPSRVASSTNGHVNSKAPAADAFPALPAAAKPTSTIFSPGYTGSGLRRDNSGRNTPVGNAWASSSGANSGTTTPVLEDGSAAGKKKGNKGKKQTIFQWG; encoded by the exons ATGCGTGCCTTGTACAAGACAAAAGCCTGTGCGCATTGTAGGACAGAGTCGGATCACGTAATCCTCACCGATGAGGCCGACAAGAAGTACGACGACTTCTCAACCGCCGACTTCTTCAAATCAGACGATACACTAGGTATACACTTTGAGAATTCGGGTGTCTTCGAGGATACGCGCTTATTACTACAATACAACTGCCCCGATGGCGAATGCGACGTCGCCTGTCTGGGCTGGCCGGACCTGCATCGCCACACCAAGACAGCACATAACAAGATGATGTG TGACCTTTGTACGCGAAACAAGAAAGTCTTCACCCACGAGCACGAGCTATTCACACACCCAGAGCTACGGAAGCACCAGAAGTTTGGCGACGACAACCCCGGCGCGATAGACCAGAGCGGCTTCAAGGGACATCCTGAGTGTGGCTTTTGTCGAGAGCGTTTTTACGGAGACGATGAGCTGTATACGCACTGTAGGGACAAGCACGAACGTTGCCATATTTGCGATCGTCGGGAAGGGGGGAGCAGGAAGCAGCAGTACTTTGTCAACTATGATTCTCTAGAGGTGCATTTCCGGAAAGACCACTTCCTTTGCCCAGATCGAGAGTGTTTGGAGAAGAAATTTGTCGTGTTCGATTCAGAGATGGACCTCAAGGCACACCAGCTGGAAGTGCACCCCAACGGTTTGTCCAAGGAGGCAATACGAGATGCCCGAAGAGTGGACATATCTGGCTTTCAGATTAGGGCGCCACACGATCAAGGAGGCCGGGGCAACCGACGGACTGAGCAAAATGATCGAAGGCGCGAGGGCGGTAGAAGTGGTGGAAGGGGACGGGATCCTAATGCAGATCCGTTACCTCCCTCTTCCGCACAACCTATGAGCAGGGCTGAACTTGCCTATCAGCGGCAGATGGAAGCTCAGAACACTCACTCGGTGACTGGAAGAACTTTCGGGGGTCAGCTCTCTACTCCTACACCGGGCGAAGCCTTCGCCGCCAGGCCTCAACCAAGCGCCGCTCAGCCCGCTACTGTGACTGCCTCTCGCCCAGCACCAGCGGCTGCGAATATCACCAATGGCATGAACCAACTCAGCATGAACACACAGCCAGTGAGCGCCGCTCCACAGACTCCTCAGGATCAGGCTCGCCTTTTGCGTCACAATGCCGTCACTGAGCGTGCCACAAACATGGCTCGAGGTAGTGAAATTAAGCTCCAGGAGTTCAGGGCTTCAATATCAGCGTATCGTACCTCGACGATGTCGGCCGCGCAGCTCATTGAGGGCTTTTTCGCTTTGTTTGATGCAAACTCAAAAGACATGGGCAAGCTGATTAAGGAATTAGCAGACATTTTTGAGTCAGCAGCCAAGCGAGAAGGTCTCTTGAAAGCATGGAATGATTGGAAGGCTATTAACGAAGACTACCCATCCTTGCCAGGCACAGCAACAGAGCAGGCTTTGAACGGTGCTTCCACAGCTCGAGGTGGCTCGCGCGTTCTGAAGTTGAAGAGCTCAACAGCACAGTCGTCGCGTTCCACCGCCAACCAACAAGCAAGCTGGTCTTCTTCATCGTCGAGCAATCCGTTCCCGGCTCTACCAGCGCCGTCAGGTCGTGTTGGAGCCAAACCAGGCCAAACGCCATGGGCCTCGTCTTCTTCCACTGCAACGAGTTCCCGTCCTTCGCCCATGCCGTCCCGTGTTGCTTCGTCAACAAATGGTCATGTGAATAGCAAGGCACCCGCGGCAGACGCCTTTCCCGCACTCCCTGCAGCAGCTAAACCCACCAGTACCATCTTCAGTCCGGGGTACACTGGCAGTGGATTACGGCGAGATAACAGTGGGCGTAACACCCCAGTAGGAAACGCTTGGGCATCTTCGTCCGGTGCGAATAGTGGAACAACAACACCCGTGCTAGAAGATGGCAGCGCAGCAggaaagaagaagggcaaCAAGGGCAAGAAGCAGACAATCTTCCAGTGGGGTTAG
- a CDS encoding NarK, Nitrate-nitrite transporter: MADHVVTEVKGQDSGVKPSNAQVIVASSEASTDEGRNTGQLSLVPLRMKLISILLVTAVGFGSHWSSGVTGAMKSTLKKQLHINNAEYAVLEASEDFMKTALILVSGLVTDRIGGANAMLYGNAIYSVGAIFIAAATTVRSYKFMIFGVVVQAFGDIATQVAQYKVFSSWFAPSNGFASTLGFELGVGKIGSFVGKATANVIAKKTGDFSWVYWTAVFMNLFTNIVTLIFWFFTRWCQKIYGGMQDPATGEKLTEKNKKFEFGKMLRLPWSFWAIVVFSLFQTSTAVVYSQNATEMAEQRFDIDAITAGWYSAMSQYFGFFLVPLIGMFVDLFGNRLTLMLICGLGMLLSMCLAAWGPSIGGTAASFGIYAVASSFGPTVIIDSIRTSMRYQEVFGSGYAIKIAVNNSMSIIIRIVTGVVQDRDHNSYNNVVVIYVVLAAGAVVIASALFACSFWHVDAQMLQWTRKQRSNNGNMINERREASEIGEGGVKSRKVGLGFFIALIVLILGSWVGYFWGIATSNNS; the protein is encoded by the exons ATGGCCGACCATGTCGTAACCGAGGTGAAGGGACAGGATTCTGGTGTGAAGCCGAGCAATGCGCAGGTGATTGTTGCGAGTAGCGAAGCATCCACAGATGAAGGCAGGAATACGGGACAGCTATCGCTCGTGCCGCTACGCATGAAGCTCATCTCTATACTGCTCGTCACTGCAGTAGGCTTCGGTTCTCATTGGAGCTCTGGCGTCACGGGGGCGATGAAGAGTACGTTGAAGAAG CAACTGCACATTAACAATGCCGAATATGCGGTGCTGGAAGCGAGCGAAGACTTCATGAAGACGGCTTTAATACTCGTCAGCGGCCTTGTCACCGACAGAATCGGTGGTGCAA ATGCCATGCTCTACGGTAACGCCATCTATAGCGTCGGCGCCATTTTCATCGCAGCAGCAACTACCGTCCGTTCGTACAAGTTCATGATTTTTGGTGTCGTTGTTCAAGCATTTGGCGACATTGCAACGCAAGTCGCACAGTACAAGGTCTTTAGCTCCTGGTTTGCACCATCGAATGGCTTCGCCTCTACCTTAGGCTTCGAACTGGGCGTCGGCAAAATTGGATCGTTTGTTGGAAAAGCAACCGCAAACGTCATTGCAAAAAAGACAGGCGACTTTAGCTGGGTTTACTGGACAGCAGTCTTCATGAACCTATTCACGAATATTGTGACCTTGATCTTCTGGTTCTTCACCAGGTGGTGCCAGAAAATTTACGGCGGAATGCAAGATCCCGCCACGGGCGAAAAGCTGACGGAGAAGAACAAAAAGTTTGAGTTTGGAAAAATGTTACGACTCCCTTGGTCTTTTTGGGCCATTGTCGTCTTCTCACTTTTCCAAACAAGCACTGCTGTTGTGTACTCGCAGAATGCGACAGAGATGGCGGAACAGCGCTTCGACATTGATGCCATCACGGCCGGCTGGTATTCGGCAATGTCGCAGTACTTTGGATTCTTTCTGGTACCCTTGATTGGCATGTTTGTCGACCTTTTCGGCAACAGATTGACTCTTATGCTCATTTGTGGGCTAGGTATGCTGCTGTCCATGTGTTTGGCGGCATGGGGTCCTTCCATCGGTGGAACAGCTGCATCATTCGGTATTTAtgccgtcgcctccagcTTCGGGCCAACGGTCATTATTGACAGTATTCGGACGTCGATGCGGTACCAGGAAGTCTTTGGCTCGGGCTACGCGATCAAGATTGCTGTCAACAACAGCATGAGCATCATCATTCGTATTGTTACCGGAGTGGTACAAGACCGTGACCACAACTCTTACAACAACGTTGTTGTTATTTACGTTGTGCTTGCAGCTGGTGCTGTGGTCATCGCAAGCGCCCTCTTTGCATGCAGCTTTTGGCACGTGGACGCACAGATGCTGCAGTGGACAAGGAAGCAAAGGTCGAACAATGGCAACATGATCAACGAGCGTAGAGAGGCATCTGAAATCGGCGAGGGTGGTGTGAAGAGCAGGAAGGTTGGGTTGGGCTTCTTCATCGCTTTGATAGTCCTCATTCTAGGCTCTTGGGTAGGGTACTTCTGGGGAATTGCAACGAGCAACAATAGCTGA
- a CDS encoding Mnd1 multi-domain protein, with the protein MAPKTQPNPQKAASILTWFHKTAQAHSIKDLEKTLPQVSSINGMQVKDYLQALSDDNKIRVEKIGSGNWYWSFPADEKKAKDTAIEKAQDEYNKANATVSELQAKVDDADAARAEGEEMLMEVGGDRKTLMTKHSDLAKEVEKLRTELAAYSEQDPVEMEKKTADTQQARLEAEKFTDQILMMQGWFKQQVGGGEDYLSMLKGLFGPEYDEEEQSLRELV; encoded by the exons ATG GCGCCCAaaacccaacccaacccacAAAAGGCAGCCTCGATCCTCACATGGTTCCACAAGACGGCACAGGCTCACAGCATCAAAGACCTGGAGAAGACGCTACCACAAGTCTCGTCCATCAACGGCATGCAAGTCAAGGACTACTTGCAAGCTCTCTCCGACGACAACAAGATCCGCGTCGAGAAGATTGGCAGCGGCAACTGGTATTGGAGCTTTCCGGCCGACGAGAAGAAAGCCAAGGACACTGCTATTGAAAAGGCCCAAGACGAATACAACAAGGCCAACGCTACCGTCAGCGAGCTCCAGGCAAAAGTGGATGATGCAGACGCGGCTCGTGCTGAAGGCGAAGAGATGCTCATGGAAGTGG GCGGTGATCGCAAGACACTGATGACCAAGCATTCGGATCTGGCAAAGGAAGTCGAGAAGCTTCGCACAGAGCTAGCCGCTTATAGCGAACAAGATCCCGTCGAGATGGAAAAGAAGACAGCGGATACACAACAAGCGCGCCTTGAAGCTGAGAAGTTCACTGACCAGATACTCATGATGCAGGGCTGGTTCAAGCAGCAAGTTGGTGGCGGCGAGGACTACTTGAGCATGCTCAAGGGGCTTTTTGGCCCTGAGTACGACGAGGAGGAGCAGAGCCTGCGTGAGCTTGTTTAA
- a CDS encoding PRE1, 20S proteasome — MTSIGTGYDLSNSVFSPDGRNFQVEYAVKAVENGGTAVGIKCKDGVVLALEKLISSKLLKPGANKRIATVDRNMGIVSSGLLPDGRHFVSRARDEAAQWRQLYKAPIPSSSLADRMGSYAQAYTLYSSVRPFGITAIIAGWDSEAELPVDGQVGSGPGVGSGGKKEGAKHGGPSLYMIEPSGLYWGYYGAATGKGRQVAKSELEKLNLAEGKLSLEEGVKEAARIIYVAHDDSKDKEFELEMTWISSLDGPTKGRHEEMEE; from the exons ATG ACGTCAATAGGCACAGGCTACGATCTGTCAAACTCGGTCTTCTCGCCCGATGGTCGTAACTTCCAGGTCGAATACGCAGTCAAGGCGGTAGAGAATGGCGGCACAGCAGTCGGCATCAAGTGCAAGGACGGCGTGGTGCTCGCGCTTGAGAAGCTCATCAGCAGCAAGCTTCTCAAGCCAGGCGCGAACAAGCGGATAGCGACCGTGGACCGCAACATGGGCATCGTGTCTTCAGGTCTCCTCCCGGACGGTCGCCACTTTGTGTCCCGAGCCCGCGATGAGGCTGCGCAATGGCGACAACTCTACAAGGCCCCCATTCCGTCATCATCGCTTGCCGACCGCATGGGCAGCTACGCACAGGCATACACGCTGTACTCGAGCGTGCGTCCCTTTGGCATAACCGCCATCATTGCAGGCTGGGACTCGGAGGCTGAGCTGCCCGTAGATGGCCAAGTCGGCTCGGGGCCCGGTGTTGGTTCAGGGGGCAAGAAGGAAGGCGCAAAACACGGCGGACCGTCACTCTACATGATCGAGCCCAGCGGCTTGTACTGG GGCTACTACGGTGCAGCTACAGGCAAAGGCCGCCAGGTGGCCAAGTCGGAGCTCGAGAAGCTGAACCTCGCCGAGGGAAAGCTGTCACTAGAGGAAGGTGTCAAGGAAGCCGCACGCATCATCTACGTCGCACACGACGACAGCAAGGACAAGGAATTCGAGCTTGAGATGACGTGGATCAGCAGTCTCGACGGGCCCACCAAGGGCAGGCATGAGGAA ATGGAGGAGTAG